In Peptococcus niger, the genomic window GGGCCACTGGTCCTGGGATGGGACCGATGGAGCCGGCCGGTCCTTGCCGGATGGCCACTATGACCTGGCTGTCCAGACTTGGGGTGAGGGGATGGACCTAAAGGCTCCCGGCCAAAGCCTTCATTTTCCGGTCGTCTTAGACCGGACCTATCCCCGGATTACCAAGGCCGCTTTTGACAGCGACCGGTCTCACTATAGGATTAGTGCTTTGCTTGAAGAAGGCTCCGGTCTGAGAGACCTTTATATCCAAGACGGGGAAAAGAAAATCTATCCTCAAGTTGAGGGCCAAGGCTACAGCTTTGACCTGGCCGGATTGGATATAAATCGGGCAAAAGTGGTTGCCAGTGACTATGCTTACAATACTGTTACCCTGCCTTTGGCCAAGGCCGAAAGGAAGGGCAATGAAAGAAGTGTAATTGTTAACGGCTTGGCCGGTGATAAGGCCATGCCTCAGGGCAGCTTTAACTGGCAGATTCAAAGTCCTGACGGACAAGCGGAAGATGCGCAAAACTTAAGCGTTGGCAAGCACGTCTTAGTGATTACCGATATAGATGCCCAGTATCGCTTGATTGGCGAGAAAACCATTCCTTTTGAAATCACTGAAGGCGACCTGCAAAAAACACTGACGGTTTCTTTTGAAACACTTTTTACCAATGAAGTGCTTATTACGGTAACGAATACCGATAAGGCTGGGGTCAGCCTTATTATTGAAGACCTGGATAATAAGCGAACCTTTATACCCAAGACCGATAACGGTCAAGACTATAAGATCGGCCTGCCGGAAGGTCACTACCGGATCGGCCTTTCCGGTTTGGATGAAAACTATTACGCCCGGGTTAAGGGCGGTGAAGACTTTGAAGTTCGCGGCCGGAACGGGGTATTCAAGTCCTTGATCATTGAAAAGAAACAAGAAAAAACCATTCCGGTAAAAATTAAGCGGAATGGCTATGAAGGGTCCTTTACCCTGAAATTGGTAGGTCAAGACCTGATGAAAACTGAGCAGCGGGTTGAATTTGCGGCCGGTGAAACAGAAAAAGAAGCGCGCTTGAGCTTTATTCCCTCAGACCTGTCTCTGCAGCTGATGGAAGACGGCCACTATGTGATTCGCAGTCCCAAAAATTGGTCTCCCAGCTCATCCGATAAGGGTCTGGAAGTGACCCTTAAGGCTATTAAGGATATAGCGCCTGGCTATGTTGACCGGACGGCCCTCCGGCAAGTCGTTGAAAAAGCCAGAGAAGTGGTCAATAACCGGGCAGAGTATGAACCGGATAAGACGTCCTGGGGTTATATTGACCTGTACCTGCCCATGGCAGAGCAAACCCTCATTGATGAAACAGCCAACCAAGAAACCATTGATAAGGTTTGCCGAAACCTGGAAGAAGGCTTAGCTAACTTGCGTAAATTAGGCGAATCTCAATTTAAACTGGGTCGCTTGGAGGCGCTGGTAGATCAAGCCGACCGGCTGACAGCTGATGACTACACCGCAGACAGCTGGCAGCAGCTCCAAGAGGCCTTGCAAGAAGGCAAGGATATGTTGGCGAAACCGGATGCAGAGCGGAGCCAGGGAGATGTTGATATTCGGGCAGATGGGCTTGAAAAGGCCTTAGGGGAACTCGTTCGCAAAGACGGACAAAAACTGGTGGATAAGTCGGCCCTGGAAAAGGCAGTGGCTGATTGCCAGGAACTGGACGAATTTGCTTATACCCCGGACAGTTGGCGGCCACTTCAAAAGGCTTTAGAAGAGGGCCAGGCCCTCCTGGATAAGGGCTTCCCGGACCAAAAAGACCTTGACGCAGCCGTCGAGGCTATTGAAAAAGCCAAAAGTCAATTAAAATTAGCCAGACAAGAACCAGAAAAATCCCCGGTTGACAAGGACAAATTAGCAGCAGCCATTACAGCTGCTCAGGCGGAAAAAGAAAGCGACTATCCGGAATCGGCCTGGCAGGACTTTGCGGCAGCTTTAAAAGCGGCTGAAGAGGTTTTGACGGACCAGAAAGCCGATCAAGAAAAAGTTAACCAGGCTTGCCAAAATCTCCAGCAGGCCCAAAAAGACCTGGCCGAGAAAAAAGCGGCTGCCCTACGGGAAGCAGCCATTGGCGAATTAAGTAAGGTCCTGGCTCAAGCAGAGGGCTTGAGAGCAAGCGATTATACAGCTGAGTCTTGGGCGCCCTTTGTAGAGGCCCGTAGTGCTGCCAAAGCTCTCTTGGAAGACCATGACGCGGCCGATGAAGCCTTAAAAGATATGGCCCAACGGTTAACCGCGGCTATAGAAGCCCTGAGTCCGGTAGAAGAAAAACCGGCCCCCCTGACCAAGGCACAAGAATGGGACGCTATGGTTAAAGCTCTGCCGGAAGCCGAGCAAATCACGCTGGATGACGGCGCACGCTTAAAGGCTATTCAACGAGCTTATGAAGCACTGGGCTCGGATGACCAGGCACAAGTGACGGAAAAAGAAAACTTTACGGCGCGGCAGGTGGCTTATCAGGCCCTGCTTGATCATCAGGCAGCCGACCGCGTCCTGGCGGCTATCGATCAGCTGCCGGCGGCTGATAAGGTCAGCTTAGCAGATGGCAAGACCATTGCCGGCGTCCGGGCTGCCTACGATGGTTTAAGTCAGGTGCAACAAGCCCTTATCCCTGCGGATAAGCTGGTTATACTGCAAGCAGCTGAGCAGGTCCTAAAAGACTTACAGGCCACCGCAGCCGTGGATAAGACGGCCCTTAAAAAGGCGCTGGATGCCTACCGGGCTAGTCAAGCAGAAGACTATACAAAGGATAGTTTTGCCCGTTATAAGAAGGCCTATCAAAAGGCCAAGGCTGTCTATGAAAGCACAGATGCCGGTCAAGCTGATGTGGATAAGGCCTTAAATGACTTGCAAGGGGCTCGAAGAAACTTGGAAGAAAAGCAAAGCTCTTCTTCCGGCGGTAGCCATTACTATGCGCCGCCTAAGCCGGCGACCAAGCCCTTGCAGATGCCCCAAAAAGATCAACCGACCCAAGAAGTCAAGCCGGTCCCCCAACCTGCACCAGAAAAACCGGCTGGGAAGTCTGCATTAAGAATGGCCGGTTATCCGGACGGCACTTTCCGACCGGATCAGGCAATGACTCGGGCAGAAATGGCCGGACTTTTATCCCGGCTCTTACCGGCTGGCAGCCAGGCAGTCTTTAGCGATATTCCGGCCGATGCTTGGTATAAAGATGCTGCAGGGAGTCTGGTTCAGGCAGGCCTTGTAGCCGGCTATCCGGACGGGAGCTTCCGGGGCAACCAGGCCATTACTCGGGCAGAATTTGTTACCATCGTAGTCAAATGGCAGAAGCTTAGCCCTGCTTCCGGCAGTCAATTTCAAGACGTGGCCGGAGATCACTGGGCCCATTCGTCTATCGGTGCAGCTGCTGCCGCCGGTTGGGTCAAGGGCTTGCCGGGAAACCGGTTTGCACCGGATGCCCCCTTGACCCGGGCTCAAGCAGTGGTTATCTTAAACAGGGTTCTGCAGGTATCCACTGAAAAAGGCCAGCTGGCACAACCCCTATTTACCGACTTAGGTCCGAGTCACTGGGCCTATGCCGATATCATGTCCGCCCACGCTTAAGAAATAGAAAGGAAAAAATATGAATTTAATTAAACAAATGACCGCCGTCGGCTTGGCTTTGGCTTTTTTAGCAACCCCAGTTGCAGCCTTTGCCGATACCAGCTATCAGTTGCCTGTGCAAATGCAAAAGGCGGACGGCAGTGGCCA contains:
- a CDS encoding S8 family serine peptidase, which produces MKRKLTSLVLVAALVASAVPVPPAAAAGADSPALASLNEQLDGHFKKNDQITLLVALEDKTIHQGQSSVPIEKRRDAAEMQEQMDYAQAAREDFYKEMDQAGIRYKVEGTYDIAFTGAALDVKVADAKKIADLKGVKHVEAALLRQTSTLSRPNMAWRQDLSSNKMVEADLAQANSYNGEGALIAVIDSGCDPYHEAMKLTSPSSAHFKNAQDIQKCITEKKLAPGAYFSAKIPFGYNYANRSTSIKEADPLGMSHGMHVAGIIAGNSDKLKGVAPEAQLAVMRVFGGGLFGQGTNAELYTKALEDAVKMGVDAVNISIGSPAGSESNVAPVTTEALRHAQEMGIVVSIAAGNNGFYGKDAGQDNRPSADNPDYGLLADPAVAPYSMAVAAVQNMQLATKGLRIINDNRTLHHQPNKIGTLATGQITLVDAGYGHADEFQKVTEKGYYALIQRGSADPDEQFDFRSKIENAEKAGYEGVIMFDNEPDAPLFILEAPGTKIPATLINNADGLYLKDKIKESGGKVTVSFDQDFVFADQPGGGELSDFSSWGMTPAGNLKPDISAPGGGIFSAYNDSQYGNMDGTSMAAPHVAGGLALVKQRVEKDFPQVRGEEKYRLVKNLLMSTATPHKSTETNAYTSPRQQGAGLMQINRALHAKAVIEGTGEINSINIGTDLQTNDVTVPFAIHNYGDSPLTFTVYGHLNTDSVKNGKMVLTPRFLAESDSQEVTVPAGQTVSVSIRMSVPEDIDLAAEMAKGYFLEGFVFAESKDPSTPKLGAPFVGFHGSYKNLKILEPSIYDMIKAGKRPYYYHMGKGDGGAFYTHLGAKLGEKEVVLGQLPNSSYDAPGFEADKIAFSPNGDGAADTALFYGTFLRNYKGLELTVRENNGQGDIIYQVKNPDDQGIKNFYLHPNFGIVPAQNMTTTKGHWSWDGTDGAGRSLPDGHYDLAVQTWGEGMDLKAPGQSLHFPVVLDRTYPRITKAAFDSDRSHYRISALLEEGSGLRDLYIQDGEKKIYPQVEGQGYSFDLAGLDINRAKVVASDYAYNTVTLPLAKAERKGNERSVIVNGLAGDKAMPQGSFNWQIQSPDGQAEDAQNLSVGKHVLVITDIDAQYRLIGEKTIPFEITEGDLQKTLTVSFETLFTNEVLITVTNTDKAGVSLIIEDLDNKRTFIPKTDNGQDYKIGLPEGHYRIGLSGLDENYYARVKGGEDFEVRGRNGVFKSLIIEKKQEKTIPVKIKRNGYEGSFTLKLVGQDLMKTEQRVEFAAGETEKEARLSFIPSDLSLQLMEDGHYVIRSPKNWSPSSSDKGLEVTLKAIKDIAPGYVDRTALRQVVEKAREVVNNRAEYEPDKTSWGYIDLYLPMAEQTLIDETANQETIDKVCRNLEEGLANLRKLGESQFKLGRLEALVDQADRLTADDYTADSWQQLQEALQEGKDMLAKPDAERSQGDVDIRADGLEKALGELVRKDGQKLVDKSALEKAVADCQELDEFAYTPDSWRPLQKALEEGQALLDKGFPDQKDLDAAVEAIEKAKSQLKLARQEPEKSPVDKDKLAAAITAAQAEKESDYPESAWQDFAAALKAAEEVLTDQKADQEKVNQACQNLQQAQKDLAEKKAAALREAAIGELSKVLAQAEGLRASDYTAESWAPFVEARSAAKALLEDHDAADEALKDMAQRLTAAIEALSPVEEKPAPLTKAQEWDAMVKALPEAEQITLDDGARLKAIQRAYEALGSDDQAQVTEKENFTARQVAYQALLDHQAADRVLAAIDQLPAADKVSLADGKTIAGVRAAYDGLSQVQQALIPADKLVILQAAEQVLKDLQATAAVDKTALKKALDAYRASQAEDYTKDSFARYKKAYQKAKAVYESTDAGQADVDKALNDLQGARRNLEEKQSSSSGGSHYYAPPKPATKPLQMPQKDQPTQEVKPVPQPAPEKPAGKSALRMAGYPDGTFRPDQAMTRAEMAGLLSRLLPAGSQAVFSDIPADAWYKDAAGSLVQAGLVAGYPDGSFRGNQAITRAEFVTIVVKWQKLSPASGSQFQDVAGDHWAHSSIGAAAAAGWVKGLPGNRFAPDAPLTRAQAVVILNRVLQVSTEKGQLAQPLFTDLGPSHWAYADIMSAHA